A window of Prevotella fusca JCM 17724 genomic DNA:
GCTGCTACATGTAAGCCATCATATTTGTATAGACTTCTCTGTGGCAAATGCAGCCCTTTCTGTCGTTGTTCTTTGGCTTTGAATTATATTTACATAAATTTGCTGTGGTATATTTGGAAAGTTGAAGAAAACGGGGGTTCTGAATGCAATTTGTAACGTTCAGATAATCAGGTGGTTGTAAGGTGGTGCAAGAAAAGGTGCTTAGTTGGACTCCAAGTAAGCCTTAGTTAGTCCTCAATTAAGCACCTTTTGGAGGTCAAGTAAGGCTTAATTAGAACGCAAGTAAGCATCAATAAATTTTCTAAAGTGAGCTTATTTTTACAAATAAAACGTTAAGGGCTGTTTTGTGGGTGGCTTAACTTACGGATTGATGAAGCTGCTTTCTTCAATTATGGTGAGTGGCTGGAATGTAATCTTAGGCGGGTAAAGAAGAGTATCTTGGAAAGTTATCTCCGCAAACGAATAGAGGCAACCTTTACGCAATGGTAAAAGTTGCCTCTATTCGTTAACTTTCAAAGCAATTATTTTCCAGTCATTACACCTTCTATATATAGACGTGTCATTTCCACTTTTCCGTTAGTCCGTACGGTGATGCTCTTCTTGAAGTGTCCGGGGAACTTACCAGTACCATTGTATGTTACGTCAATGCTGCTTTTCTGACCGGGAGCGATAGGACGCTTGTCATAGTTTGGAACGGTGCAGCCACAGCTTGCTACTATCTGGTTGATGATCAGAGGAGCCTTTCCTACATTGGTAAAAGTGAATGTTGCCTTGTGCACAGGATTG
This region includes:
- a CDS encoding DUF1573 domain-containing protein — its product is MKKFLLMTLLLVFGLTFAVAQNQAEIKFDKVTYDFGTFSEDNPVHKATFTFTNVGKAPLIINQIVASCGCTVPNYDKRPIAPGQKSSIDVTYNGTGKFPGHFKKSITVRTNGKVEMTRLYIEGVMTGK